A portion of the Saccharospirillaceae bacterium genome contains these proteins:
- a CDS encoding long-chain fatty acid--CoA ligase has protein sequence MNEQFFQEKYPEDYPKSVDADKHESVVEIFNGFVAKFADRPAFSCLGQTLTYAELNDKSAAFASYLQNHTTLEAGDRIAVQLPNVLQYPIVVFGAMRAGMVVVNTNPLYTEREMEHQFNDSGAKALVVLANMASKAETVLPSTGIKHVIVTQVGDMHGMVKRTLINTVLKHVKKEVPAFSIAGAVPLRSALAKGQSQPFTPVKVDRNDVAVLQYTGGTTGVAKGAMLTHRNLMANMMQCHGLFNMVLDEGKETAIAPLPLYHIYAFTIHCMVMLETGNHSVLIPNPRDIPGFIKTLQGNKFSAFVGLNTLFVALCGQKEFCDLDFSGLKLTISGGMALTKDAADQWKTVTNCDIAEGFGMTETSPVVSFNPPGHIQLGTIGMPVSGTDCKVIDEDGNDQGIGNPGELCVKGPQVMKGYWQRPEATAETIDEDGWLKTGDVAVIQEDGYMKIVDRKKDMIIVSGFNVYPNEVEDVVVAHPDVVEVAAIGVPDPKSSEAVKVFLVSSNENLTASDVVDWCRERLTAYKVPRHIEFRDELPKTNVGKILRRELRDEELAKS, from the coding sequence ATGAACGAGCAATTCTTCCAGGAGAAATATCCGGAAGACTATCCGAAGTCTGTGGATGCGGATAAGCATGAGTCGGTTGTAGAAATTTTTAACGGTTTTGTTGCCAAATTTGCCGATCGTCCGGCGTTCAGCTGCCTTGGCCAAACGCTTACTTACGCCGAGCTGAATGACAAGAGTGCTGCGTTTGCATCGTACCTGCAGAACCATACGACGCTTGAGGCGGGTGACCGGATTGCGGTGCAGCTGCCTAACGTCCTGCAATATCCGATTGTTGTATTTGGTGCCATGCGTGCCGGTATGGTTGTGGTGAATACCAACCCCCTCTATACCGAGCGAGAAATGGAGCACCAGTTCAACGACTCTGGTGCAAAAGCGCTGGTTGTTCTGGCGAATATGGCGTCTAAAGCAGAAACCGTTCTGCCAAGCACCGGCATTAAACACGTGATTGTTACCCAGGTGGGTGACATGCACGGTATGGTGAAGCGCACCCTGATTAACACCGTGCTGAAGCACGTCAAAAAAGAAGTGCCGGCGTTTAGTATCGCAGGTGCTGTGCCACTGCGCAGTGCTTTAGCAAAAGGCCAGTCGCAGCCTTTCACCCCGGTGAAAGTTGATCGCAACGACGTCGCTGTTCTGCAATACACCGGTGGTACAACAGGTGTCGCCAAAGGTGCGATGCTGACTCACCGAAATCTCATGGCCAATATGATGCAGTGCCATGGTCTGTTTAATATGGTTTTGGACGAAGGTAAAGAGACCGCCATCGCACCGCTGCCGTTGTACCACATCTACGCTTTTACCATTCATTGCATGGTAATGCTTGAGACCGGTAACCATTCGGTGCTGATTCCGAATCCTCGTGATATTCCCGGCTTTATCAAAACGCTGCAAGGCAATAAATTCAGTGCATTTGTTGGCCTGAATACCTTGTTCGTTGCTTTGTGCGGTCAGAAGGAATTCTGTGATCTGGACTTCTCCGGTTTGAAATTGACAATTTCTGGCGGTATGGCGCTGACTAAAGACGCAGCAGACCAATGGAAGACGGTCACCAACTGCGATATTGCTGAAGGTTTCGGTATGACTGAGACTTCCCCGGTTGTCTCGTTTAACCCTCCGGGTCATATTCAGCTGGGTACAATCGGCATGCCAGTGTCGGGTACGGATTGTAAAGTGATCGATGAAGACGGAAATGACCAGGGCATTGGTAATCCCGGCGAGCTGTGTGTAAAAGGTCCGCAGGTGATGAAAGGTTACTGGCAGCGTCCTGAAGCAACGGCCGAAACCATCGACGAAGATGGTTGGCTGAAAACCGGTGATGTTGCGGTCATTCAGGAAGACGGTTACATGAAGATCGTTGACCGTAAGAAAGACATGATTATCGTATCTGGCTTTAACGTGTACCCTAACGAAGTTGAAGACGTGGTTGTTGCCCATCCGGATGTGGTTGAAGTCGCCGCAATTGGCGTACCTGATCCAAAGAGCTCAGAGGCGGTTAAAGTGTTCCTGGTTTCCAGTAACGAAAATCTGACAGCTTCCGATGTGGTTGATTGGTGTCGTGAGCGCCTCACGGCTTACAAAGTGCCACGTCATATTGAATTCCGTGACGAGTTGCCAAAAACCAACGTCGGCAAGATTTTGCGACGTGAGCTGCGTGACGAAGAGTTAGCTAAGAGCTAA
- a CDS encoding MaoC family dehydratase N-terminal domain-containing protein gives MEHITNRTFEEIQLGDSCQRKHTVEEKDLILFAAVSGDHNPVHLDAEYASTTPFKGQIAHGMFTGALISAALAMDLPGPGTVYLGQNLSFRKPVMIGDELTVELKVTAKHESKPIVTLECTVSNQTGKTVAVGEATVMAPTEKITVDAPELPEISLG, from the coding sequence ATGGAACACATAACCAATCGTACCTTCGAAGAAATTCAACTGGGAGACAGCTGTCAGCGTAAACACACGGTTGAAGAGAAAGACTTGATTTTATTTGCGGCGGTATCGGGTGACCATAACCCGGTTCACCTGGACGCTGAATACGCATCTACCACCCCATTTAAAGGTCAAATCGCTCATGGCATGTTCACTGGCGCACTGATTTCGGCTGCGCTGGCGATGGATTTACCTGGGCCGGGCACCGTTTATCTCGGTCAGAACCTTTCTTTCCGAAAGCCGGTCATGATTGGTGATGAATTAACCGTTGAATTAAAAGTTACGGCAAAACACGAATCAAAACCGATCGTAACCCTGGAATGCACGGTCAGTAACCAGACGGGTAAAACTGTGGCGGTTGGTGAAGCAACCGTCATGGCTCCGACCGAAAAAATCACGGTAGACGCACCCGAGCTTCCCGAGATATCTCTGGGATAA
- the hrpA gene encoding ATP-dependent RNA helicase HrpA: MSAPVLSDHPTDSSANTNVNSGTDIKALYQAIDHCLIKDRFPLRRSVRQIKSLVEEGKPFDKVLEKLLARIQKSQELVKLRSGPLAISYPDLPVSERKDEILKAVKENQVVVVAGETGSGKTTQLPKVCLEAGLGIFGRIAHTQPRRLAARAVAGRIAEELQCQLGNQVGFQVRFTDQSNDQTRIKLMTDGILLAQTQHDKFLNEYDVIIIDEAHERSLNIDFLMGYLKQMLPKRPDLKVIITSATIDVDRFAKHFADENGKPAPVIEVSGRTFPVETRYRPLVREDEEGEDRSLFEGIVDALAELRTEDKAKGQPGDVLVFLPGERDIRECAEVLRRAQLPATDILPLYARLSAGDQQKIFKPHGGRRVVLATNVAETSLTVPGIRYVVDSGVARISRYSYRSKVQRLPIEAISQASANQRAGRCGRVAPGVCIRLYEEADFEGRPEFTDPEIRRTNLAAVVLQMLHLKLGRLQDFPFVDAPDERFVKDGFNLLLELEAVNEKQHLTELGRQMARLPVDPRIGRMMLEAQKQNALKEVLVIAAALTVQDPRERPPEKQQQADEKHRTWKDEDSDFTSLLNLWNEFEEQRQELSQNQLRKWCAKYFLNFMRMREWRDTHRQLHILCKELGLEETDKAADYEAVHKSLLSGMLSQIGFKSENMEYLGARNRKLWIFPASSQYKKKPKWMMAAELVETSKLFARTVAKIEPQWIEEIGKPLLKYQYFEPHWQGQRGQVVAFEQSTLYGLIINPKKRVNYANTHPKEAREILIQEGLVEQKIRTKADFYNKNLKLLEEVTEYEEKSRRRDLVIDDAYLAEFYNKVLPEPIVTTKHLERWFEKANAAEKQAMYFSRDFLLSPEAAGVGAQDYPTELDWQGMAFPLTYSFAPGTKDDGVSLSVPVAMLQQVPAEQTEWLVPGFIEDKVVALIKGLPKSIRKQFVPVPNTAQAFLNKCSPANGGLYSQLLNFLNYDLRPEQIEMQQLRDIELPDHLRMNIRVMADRKLLAQSRDLTALKEQYTDASQAQIQDLSHSGFQRDQVNNWDFGDLPHSTQTEVNGLPVRAFPCLKPTKENAEKSDIQLTVEADEFEASRQHRMGVCQLMRRQLPDQERALKSHIQQQMKGKWLYCKGLGSEAEITQDLIQATFIQVFVPLDDDLPYLEQEFKQRSERRSELFDHGGKLLVQFIDWINLRHKILKAMGGAVSLDRAMTYSDVKAHLERLMAKGFMQRTTWLHLQSFSRYLKAMDYRIDKLQGNLARDRQSMIEFDSVYKPYRDVADKTQVTDGSELDDFCWMLEEWRVSLFAQPLGTKEPVSLKRLQKRWREIAKL, translated from the coding sequence TTGAGTGCCCCTGTTTTGTCCGATCATCCGACCGATTCTTCCGCAAATACCAATGTTAATAGTGGTACTGATATTAAAGCCTTATATCAGGCGATTGATCACTGTCTGATTAAAGACAGATTTCCGCTACGTCGCAGTGTGCGCCAGATTAAATCGCTGGTCGAAGAGGGAAAGCCCTTCGACAAGGTGCTTGAGAAACTGTTGGCCCGCATTCAGAAAAGCCAGGAGCTGGTTAAGCTGCGCTCCGGGCCGCTAGCAATCAGTTATCCGGACTTGCCCGTTTCTGAGCGTAAGGACGAAATCCTCAAGGCGGTTAAAGAAAATCAGGTGGTTGTTGTGGCTGGTGAAACCGGCTCTGGTAAAACCACACAGCTGCCCAAGGTGTGTCTGGAAGCCGGGTTAGGGATATTCGGCCGTATTGCCCATACCCAGCCACGAAGACTGGCGGCGCGTGCCGTGGCTGGTCGAATTGCCGAAGAGCTGCAATGTCAGCTCGGTAATCAGGTCGGTTTTCAGGTACGTTTTACCGATCAAAGCAATGATCAGACCCGCATCAAGCTGATGACTGACGGCATCCTGCTGGCCCAAACTCAACACGATAAGTTTCTCAATGAATACGACGTCATCATCATCGATGAAGCGCACGAACGCAGCCTGAATATCGACTTTCTGATGGGCTATTTGAAACAGATGTTGCCGAAACGTCCGGATCTGAAAGTCATTATTACCTCGGCCACCATCGACGTTGATCGCTTTGCCAAGCATTTTGCGGATGAAAATGGCAAACCAGCGCCTGTGATTGAAGTGTCTGGCCGCACATTTCCGGTAGAAACCCGCTATCGCCCGCTGGTTCGTGAAGACGAAGAGGGCGAGGATCGCTCATTGTTTGAAGGCATTGTGGATGCCCTGGCGGAACTGAGAACAGAAGACAAAGCCAAAGGGCAACCTGGTGATGTATTGGTATTCTTACCGGGTGAACGAGACATTCGTGAATGTGCTGAAGTTTTGCGCCGTGCGCAATTACCAGCGACCGATATTTTACCGTTATACGCACGTTTAAGCGCCGGTGATCAGCAGAAAATTTTCAAACCACATGGCGGCCGCCGGGTCGTGCTTGCGACCAACGTGGCGGAGACCTCGTTAACGGTACCGGGGATCCGTTACGTTGTTGACTCTGGTGTTGCGCGCATCAGTCGCTATAGCTACCGCAGCAAAGTGCAGCGTTTGCCGATTGAGGCAATCTCACAAGCCAGTGCTAATCAGCGGGCAGGTCGATGTGGCCGTGTTGCGCCGGGTGTGTGTATTCGTTTGTATGAAGAAGCCGATTTTGAGGGACGGCCGGAATTTACTGATCCGGAGATTCGTCGCACCAACCTGGCGGCGGTCGTGCTGCAGATGTTACATCTGAAGTTGGGTCGTTTGCAGGATTTCCCATTTGTTGATGCACCCGACGAGCGTTTTGTAAAAGATGGCTTTAATTTGCTATTGGAATTGGAAGCTGTGAACGAAAAACAGCATCTAACCGAATTGGGACGGCAAATGGCGCGTTTGCCCGTCGATCCAAGAATCGGTCGTATGATGCTGGAAGCACAAAAGCAAAATGCACTGAAAGAAGTACTAGTTATTGCGGCTGCATTAACCGTTCAGGACCCAAGAGAACGACCGCCGGAGAAACAACAGCAGGCGGACGAGAAACACCGTACCTGGAAAGACGAAGACTCCGATTTTACCAGCTTGCTAAACCTGTGGAATGAATTTGAAGAGCAACGCCAGGAGTTGTCTCAGAATCAGCTGCGTAAGTGGTGTGCGAAATATTTTTTGAATTTTATGCGCATGCGTGAGTGGCGTGATACGCACCGCCAATTACATATTTTATGCAAAGAACTGGGCCTGGAAGAAACAGATAAGGCGGCTGATTACGAGGCCGTTCATAAGTCGCTGCTGTCCGGTATGTTGAGCCAGATTGGTTTCAAATCTGAAAACATGGAATACCTGGGTGCCCGTAATCGTAAGTTATGGATTTTCCCGGCTTCCAGCCAATACAAGAAAAAGCCGAAATGGATGATGGCTGCGGAGCTGGTCGAAACCTCCAAGCTGTTTGCCAGGACGGTAGCGAAGATTGAGCCCCAGTGGATTGAAGAAATTGGTAAGCCGTTACTGAAATACCAGTATTTCGAGCCTCATTGGCAGGGGCAGCGAGGTCAGGTGGTGGCGTTTGAGCAAAGTACCTTATATGGCTTGATTATTAACCCGAAAAAACGGGTGAACTATGCCAATACGCATCCGAAAGAAGCCCGTGAGATTCTGATTCAGGAAGGCTTGGTTGAGCAGAAGATTCGTACCAAAGCGGATTTCTATAACAAGAACCTCAAGCTGCTGGAGGAGGTGACGGAATACGAAGAAAAATCCCGCCGCCGGGACCTGGTGATTGATGATGCGTATCTGGCGGAGTTCTACAACAAAGTGCTGCCGGAGCCTATCGTTACCACCAAACACCTGGAGCGCTGGTTCGAAAAAGCCAATGCTGCAGAAAAGCAGGCCATGTATTTCAGTCGTGACTTCCTGTTAAGCCCGGAAGCTGCGGGTGTTGGCGCACAAGATTACCCGACTGAGCTGGACTGGCAGGGTATGGCGTTCCCGCTGACCTACAGCTTTGCCCCCGGCACAAAAGACGATGGCGTGTCGTTGAGTGTGCCAGTGGCCATGTTGCAGCAGGTGCCGGCTGAACAAACCGAATGGCTGGTTCCGGGCTTTATCGAAGACAAGGTGGTTGCTCTGATCAAAGGCTTACCAAAATCCATTCGTAAGCAGTTTGTACCGGTGCCGAACACTGCCCAGGCGTTTTTGAACAAATGCAGCCCGGCGAATGGGGGGTTGTACAGCCAGTTACTGAACTTTCTTAATTACGATCTGCGTCCGGAACAGATTGAGATGCAACAGTTGCGCGATATCGAATTGCCGGATCATCTGCGGATGAATATCCGCGTGATGGCGGATCGTAAACTGTTGGCGCAAAGCCGTGATTTAACGGCGTTAAAAGAGCAGTATACTGATGCTTCCCAGGCGCAGATTCAGGACTTGAGCCATTCTGGTTTTCAGCGTGATCAGGTAAATAATTGGGACTTCGGCGACTTGCCACACAGTACACAAACTGAAGTCAACGGTCTGCCGGTGCGTGCTTTCCCGTGTCTGAAACCAACCAAGGAAAATGCTGAGAAGTCGGATATTCAACTGACGGTGGAAGCCGATGAGTTTGAGGCCAGTCGCCAACACCGAATGGGCGTTTGTCAGTTGATGCGTCGCCAACTACCGGATCAGGAACGGGCGCTTAAATCGCACATTCAGCAACAGATGAAGGGAAAATGGCTTTACTGCAAGGGGTTGGGTTCCGAGGCTGAAATCACCCAGGATTTGATTCAAGCTACCTTTATCCAAGTGTTCGTGCCACTGGATGATGACCTGCCGTATCTTGAGCAGGAGTTTAAGCAGCGATCGGAGCGTCGCTCGGAACTGTTCGATCATGGTGGAAAGCTATTGGTACAGTTTATTGACTGGATTAATCTGCGGCACAAGATTCTCAAAGCCATGGGGGGAGCGGTCAGTCTGGATCGTGCGATGACCTATTCAGACGTGAAAGCGCATCTGGAGCGTTTAATGGCCAAAGGCTTTATGCAACGAACCACCTGGTTACATCTGCAAAGTTTCAGTCGTTATCTGAAAGCAATGGATTACCGTATCGACAAACTGCAGGGTAATCTGGCACGTGATCGCCAATCGATGATTGAGTTCGACAGCGTGTACAAGCCCTATCGTGACGTGGCGGATAAGACTCAGGTGACAGACGGTTCCGAGCTTGATGATTTCTGTTGGATGCTGGAAGAGTGGCGGGTGTCTTTGTTTGCCCAACCGCTGGGGACGAAAGAACCGGTCTCATTGAAGCGCTTACAGAAACGCTGGCGGGAGATTGCAAAACTCTGA
- a CDS encoding zinc-dependent peptidase, producing MLELLKKIKNWLFGESVTDFFWQDEWSQILEDRVDFYRRLDSEKKQLFEQHCFAFLQTTRVEVSGDVCVTDLDRLLIAASSVIPVWGFSDWPYLSVDAVVLFPGCFNRDFQCGQSDSTISGMVGSGAMSGKMALSKPDLIHGFSNDQDKHNVGVHEFVHILDMADGQCDGFPEAVASGQCSHQWFELVRCKIAEIEKRKSNINDYGATNNQEFFAVASEYFFERPLMLKNKHPKLYDYLSEFYQQNRAEIERDQLRCKVSSKKASKR from the coding sequence ATGCTGGAACTCTTGAAAAAAATTAAAAACTGGTTGTTTGGGGAAAGCGTCACAGACTTTTTCTGGCAGGACGAGTGGAGCCAAATACTGGAGGATCGAGTGGACTTTTATCGCCGACTCGATTCCGAAAAAAAGCAGTTGTTTGAGCAGCATTGTTTCGCATTTTTGCAAACGACCCGGGTCGAGGTCAGTGGCGACGTTTGTGTAACGGATTTAGATCGTTTGTTGATTGCTGCCAGTTCGGTGATCCCTGTTTGGGGCTTTTCTGACTGGCCATATTTAAGTGTGGATGCTGTGGTGCTGTTTCCTGGGTGTTTTAATCGTGATTTTCAATGCGGTCAAAGTGACTCAACCATTTCAGGTATGGTTGGCAGCGGTGCAATGTCTGGAAAAATGGCATTAAGTAAGCCGGATCTTATCCATGGATTCAGCAATGATCAAGACAAGCATAATGTTGGTGTCCATGAATTTGTCCACATTCTGGATATGGCGGATGGTCAATGTGACGGGTTTCCGGAAGCAGTTGCCTCCGGTCAATGCTCGCACCAGTGGTTTGAATTGGTACGCTGTAAAATCGCGGAAATAGAGAAGCGAAAAAGTAATATAAATGATTATGGCGCTACTAATAATCAGGAGTTTTTTGCAGTGGCGTCGGAGTATTTCTTCGAACGTCCCTTAATGCTGAAAAATAAACACCCCAAATTATACGATTACCTGAGTGAATTCTACCAGCAGAACCGGGCGGAAATCGAACGTGACCAATTGCGTTGCAAAGTCAGTAGCAAGAAAGCCAGTAAACGCTAG
- a CDS encoding alpha/beta hydrolase, whose protein sequence is MKQVAEAPQSIKQTIDISTTDNQIFTAHIWRQQQPKATVHIVHGMAEHCQRYAPLAEFLHAQGFQVMTHNHRGHGERTPQGHYADKNGWELVVDDMLQAQNTLCGNEPIILFGHSMGSFISQGFAIRHGGKLSGLILSGSNYQNPALYRAGQIVARSLKVFQDGRTQSNVMDKVSFASFNKQFSPARTDFDWLSRDEQQVDKYINDAACGHTCSLQLWIDLFDGLIEISNKNNLARIPQSLPIYLFAGDQDPVGQKGKGVRALEQVLLQTGHETVSCKLYIDGRHEMLNEINADEVYQDILNWIQTI, encoded by the coding sequence ATGAAGCAAGTCGCAGAAGCACCGCAATCCATCAAGCAAACGATCGATATTTCGACAACAGATAACCAGATTTTTACCGCCCATATCTGGCGCCAGCAACAACCCAAAGCCACCGTTCATATCGTGCACGGCATGGCAGAGCACTGCCAGCGCTATGCACCATTGGCCGAATTTCTTCATGCCCAAGGGTTTCAGGTGATGACTCATAACCACCGCGGACATGGGGAACGGACGCCGCAGGGTCATTACGCTGACAAGAATGGCTGGGAGCTGGTGGTCGACGATATGTTGCAAGCGCAAAATACGTTGTGCGGCAACGAACCGATTATATTATTCGGACATTCGATGGGCTCTTTTATTTCCCAGGGATTTGCTATTCGCCACGGTGGAAAATTAAGCGGTCTGATCCTATCGGGTTCCAACTATCAGAATCCGGCTCTGTACCGCGCAGGACAGATTGTCGCCAGGAGCTTAAAGGTATTTCAGGATGGCCGGACTCAATCGAACGTAATGGATAAAGTATCTTTCGCGTCGTTTAACAAACAGTTCAGCCCTGCCCGTACCGATTTTGATTGGCTATCACGTGACGAACAGCAGGTTGATAAATACATAAACGATGCTGCTTGTGGTCATACCTGTTCTTTGCAGCTATGGATTGACCTGTTTGATGGTCTGATCGAAATCAGTAACAAAAATAATCTGGCCAGGATACCGCAAAGCCTGCCAATCTATTTGTTTGCTGGCGATCAGGACCCGGTCGGTCAAAAAGGCAAAGGCGTAAGAGCGCTGGAACAAGTACTGTTACAAACCGGTCATGAAACTGTCAGCTGCAAGCTGTACATTGACGGCCGTCATGAGATGTTGAATGAGATCAACGCCGACGAAGTTTATCAGGACATACTGAACTGGATTCAGACTATTTAA